In Streptomyces sp. Li-HN-5-11, the sequence GGAAGAAGCCGAAGAGCACGGCGACGATCGCCGGCCCGGCCTTGATGGACCCCCCTCTGAGCAACACCACCAGGACGATCGCCAACAGCAGCACCACTGACAGTGAAATGGCCACACTGATCACACCCTCGGTCGGTCCGCTCTCCCGGCCCGGGGGCGCCAACCCCGCGCACCCCGCTGGAACCATCGTGCCACCAACCCGGCTCCCGTATGCGCTGGCTGACGCATCATCGATGCCGACGGGGCCGCGGAGCGCCCACGGACCCCGGCGGTCCCAGGGGGACGGTGAGGGTCGTCATGTCTCTCCGGCCTTGCCCCGCACGGTAATCCGGCGTCCGGGGGTGTCGCCTCCCGTGGGTAATTCGAAGGCACCGTTTCCATGCCCACACATCATGTTCGCAGGTAATTCGAATAGTGGCCGCAGACGGGTCCATATGCGCTAAACAGTCGGGATGAATCCCGACATTGAGGGTGTGTGAGATGCGTCGGCGACAGATGTCCGGCCGGGTGTGCGGCCAATTCCCGGAGAATGGCGAGGGAATGACCTCGTGCGTTTTACGGAATACCGTGGACGTGGCTAGGGTGCCTCAGATGTTCCACGCTGCCCCTCCCCCCAGCCAGACCAGAACACCGCTCCCCCCGGCCAGTTCGGGCCAGTCGCCGGCACCGGGAGTACCGAGCGCGCGGACGTCGGGTGAGGGCGGCGGCAGATCCGGCGGTCAGCGGGACCCGTTCTTCGACAATGCCAAGTACCTGGCCATCGTGCTGGTGGCCGTGGGGCACTCCTGGGCTCCGATCAAGGGCGACAGCCGTGTCCTCGAGGCCCTGTACAACGTCGTGTACACCTTCCACATGCCGGCGTTCATCATCATCTCCGGCTTTTTCTCCCGGAACTTCGACCTGCGCCCCGACCGGCTGAAGCGGCTGATCACCGGTGTCGCCGTGCCGTACGTGCTTTTCCAGGCCGCATATTTGCTCTTCCGGCGCTTCGTCGGCCACTCCACCGAGCCGCTCAGCCTTTTCGTCCCCTGGTACCTGACCTGGTTCCTGTGTGCCCTGTTCGTCTGGCGCCTGACCACGCCCCTGTGGAAACTGGTGCGCCGGCCGCTGCCCATCGCGCTCGGTGTCGCCGTGCTGGCGTCGGTCACCCCGGGCATCGGTGCCGATCTGGACCTGCCGCGCATCCTGCGGTTCCTGCCCTGCTTCGTGCTGGGCCTGTGCCTGAAGCCCGAGCACTTCCACCTGGTGCGGCACCGCTGGGTGCGGATCGCGTCGGTGCCGGTGTTCGCGGCGGCGCTGGCCGTCGGCTGGTGGACGGTGCCGCGCATGGACGCAGCGTGGCTCTACCGGCAGGGCTCGGCGCAGGAGTTGGGCGCGCCCTGGTGGGCCGGGCCCGTCATGGTCCTGGCGCTGTTCGGCTGTGCGCTGCTGCTGACCGCCTGCCTCTTCGCCTGGGTGCCGGGCCGGCGGACGTGGTTCACGTCGCTCGGCGCGGGCACGTTGTGCGGCTATCTGCTGCACGGGTTCGTGGTCAAGGGCGTGCTGTACGCGGGCGGGTTGGAGTTGGCCTGGCTGCACAGCACGCTCGGCGAGATCCTCGTCACCGTCCTTGCCGCGGCGGTCGTCACCCTGCTGTGCACCCGGCCCGTGCGACGCGTCTTCCGGTTCGCGACGGAGCCGAGGATGGAGTGGGCGTTCCGGCGGGACGCGACCACGCGGCCGGCCCGCGAGTGCGAGGCGGCCGTGAGCCGTACGGCCGAG encodes:
- a CDS encoding acyltransferase family protein, encoding MFHAAPPPSQTRTPLPPASSGQSPAPGVPSARTSGEGGGRSGGQRDPFFDNAKYLAIVLVAVGHSWAPIKGDSRVLEALYNVVYTFHMPAFIIISGFFSRNFDLRPDRLKRLITGVAVPYVLFQAAYLLFRRFVGHSTEPLSLFVPWYLTWFLCALFVWRLTTPLWKLVRRPLPIALGVAVLASVTPGIGADLDLPRILRFLPCFVLGLCLKPEHFHLVRHRWVRIASVPVFAAALAVGWWTVPRMDAAWLYRQGSAQELGAPWWAGPVMVLALFGCALLLTACLFAWVPGRRTWFTSLGAGTLCGYLLHGFVVKGVLYAGGLELAWLHSTLGEILVTVLAAAVVTLLCTRPVRRVFRFATEPRMEWAFRRDATTRPARECEAAVSRTAEPETAMAR